One stretch of Rathayibacter festucae DSM 15932 DNA includes these proteins:
- the phnC gene encoding phosphonate ABC transporter ATP-binding protein, whose translation MTTSSPPAADAVVEITDLTKRFGATTALDAVSLTVRRGEIVVLLGLSGSGKSTLLRHVDALEAPTSGAIRVLGEDVPALRGGRLRTLRGKVGFIFQQFELVPSLTVLENVLTGALAELRGPRLGLWSYPKAKKLRALQHLERVGLLERAYQRADTLSGGQQQRVAIARALMQNPSILLADEPVASLDPESSDQVMGLIREIAAEEGLTVLCSLHQVDLAISWADRIVGLRHGAVVLDTPAAGLSKAEVMEIYGRVATTTSELEAVQNELLTPERTR comes from the coding sequence ATGACGACTTCCTCCCCTCCCGCGGCCGACGCCGTGGTCGAGATCACCGACCTCACCAAGCGCTTCGGCGCGACGACCGCGCTCGACGCGGTGTCGCTCACCGTGCGCCGCGGGGAGATCGTCGTCCTGCTCGGGCTCTCCGGGTCGGGCAAGTCCACCCTGCTGCGCCACGTCGACGCCCTCGAGGCGCCGACGAGCGGCGCGATCCGCGTGCTCGGCGAGGACGTGCCCGCGCTGCGGGGCGGTCGGCTGCGCACCCTGCGCGGGAAGGTGGGCTTCATCTTCCAGCAGTTCGAGCTCGTGCCGTCGCTGACGGTGCTCGAGAACGTGCTGACCGGGGCGCTCGCGGAGCTGCGCGGCCCGCGGCTGGGCCTCTGGAGCTACCCGAAGGCGAAGAAGCTGCGCGCGCTGCAGCACCTCGAGCGGGTCGGCCTGCTCGAGCGCGCCTACCAGCGCGCGGACACCCTCTCGGGCGGGCAGCAGCAGCGCGTCGCGATCGCGCGCGCCCTGATGCAGAACCCCTCGATCCTGCTGGCGGACGAGCCCGTGGCCTCCCTCGACCCCGAGTCGAGCGACCAGGTCATGGGCCTCATCCGCGAGATCGCCGCGGAGGAGGGGCTCACCGTGCTCTGCAGCCTGCACCAGGTGGACCTCGCCATCTCCTGGGCCGACCGGATCGTCGGCCTCCGGCACGGCGCGGTCGTCCTCGACACTCCCGCGGCGGGGCTGTCCAAGGCCGAGGTCATGGAGATCTACGGCCGCGTCGCCACCACGACCTCGGAGCTCGAGGCCGTGCAGAACGAGCTGCTCACGCCGGAGCGCACCCGATGA
- a CDS encoding phosphate/phosphite/phosphonate ABC transporter substrate-binding protein: MQTRARLTPFSRSALTALAAAGALALLAGCSGTASAGSTAAGDAEGGFAVDSSTLVFGVVPDSVDTETNYQPLMDYIALETGKTVEYHESTDYAALIEAAIAGQIDVASFSGFTYVTATNNGAELTPISSIVTSEGQEPGYYSEAIVPNGSDIASIADMKGRKVCFVDPSSTSGYLFPSYNLIEAGLDPETDITPVFAGKHDVSVQKVGENVECEAGFAEDSEVEKSDAVTVIERTMVPGAPIVESDTLPDDLKQQLKDILSEVTIDDIIAAGVESADSDGFRSVFYETKPVDDAYYDQIREICEATDATQCQA; the protein is encoded by the coding sequence ATGCAGACCCGTGCCCGCCTGACCCCCTTCTCCCGATCGGCCCTCACCGCGCTGGCCGCCGCCGGCGCCCTCGCGCTCCTGGCCGGCTGCTCCGGCACCGCGTCGGCCGGCTCGACCGCCGCCGGCGACGCCGAGGGCGGCTTCGCCGTCGACTCGAGCACCCTCGTCTTCGGCGTCGTCCCCGACTCCGTCGACACCGAGACCAACTACCAGCCGCTGATGGACTACATCGCGCTGGAGACCGGCAAGACCGTCGAGTACCACGAGTCGACCGACTACGCGGCGCTGATCGAGGCGGCCATCGCCGGGCAGATCGACGTCGCCAGCTTCTCCGGCTTCACCTACGTCACCGCCACGAACAACGGCGCCGAGCTCACCCCGATCTCCTCGATCGTGACCTCCGAGGGGCAGGAGCCCGGCTACTACTCCGAGGCCATTGTCCCCAATGGCAGCGACATCGCCTCGATCGCCGACATGAAGGGCAGGAAGGTCTGCTTCGTGGACCCGTCCTCCACCTCCGGCTACCTCTTCCCGAGCTACAACCTGATCGAGGCGGGCCTGGATCCCGAGACCGACATCACGCCGGTGTTCGCCGGCAAGCACGACGTGTCGGTGCAGAAGGTCGGCGAGAACGTCGAGTGCGAGGCCGGCTTCGCGGAGGACAGCGAGGTCGAGAAGTCCGATGCCGTCACCGTGATCGAGCGGACCATGGTCCCCGGCGCGCCGATCGTCGAGTCGGACACCCTCCCGGACGACCTGAAGCAGCAGCTGAAGGACATCCTCTCCGAGGTCACCATCGACGACATCATCGCCGCGGGCGTCGAGTCGGCCGACAGCGACGGCTTCCGCAGCGTCTTCTACGAGACCAAGCCGGTCGACGACGCGTACTACGACCAGATCCGCGAGATCTGCGAGGCGACCGACGCCACGCAGTGCCAGGCCTGA
- a CDS encoding GntR family transcriptional regulator, whose product MADVMYKAIADDLRQSIASGLLAPGDEVPTEGELAAKWKTSRGPIRNALAALRSEGLIETTRGRPSRVIERKAQQAVDVSIPFTRWARTMGARPGALTQQVSLRRSDADQAALLGIEPGELVVDVLRLRSLDDRPTMLERLTFIEPAGRNLFDVDLDTVSITEFLDSRGWKSAEVDHEIDAVAADETDAQLLELAPGSPVLRLHRITRDADGRTFEASDDRYRSDIVRFTVSATGRRRDGAHFIRPVGL is encoded by the coding sequence GTGGCTGATGTGATGTACAAGGCGATCGCCGACGATCTGCGTCAGTCGATCGCGAGCGGCCTGCTGGCTCCGGGCGACGAGGTCCCGACCGAGGGCGAGCTCGCCGCGAAGTGGAAGACGTCGCGCGGCCCGATCCGCAACGCCCTGGCGGCACTGCGCAGCGAGGGTCTGATCGAGACCACCCGCGGGCGCCCGAGCCGGGTCATCGAGCGCAAGGCCCAGCAGGCCGTCGACGTCTCGATCCCCTTCACCCGCTGGGCGCGGACGATGGGCGCGCGCCCCGGGGCGCTCACCCAGCAGGTCTCGCTCCGGCGCTCGGACGCCGACCAGGCCGCCCTGCTCGGCATCGAGCCGGGCGAGCTCGTCGTCGACGTCCTCCGGCTGCGCTCGCTGGACGACCGGCCGACGATGCTCGAGCGGCTCACCTTCATCGAGCCGGCCGGCCGCAACCTCTTCGACGTCGACCTCGACACGGTCTCGATCACCGAGTTCCTCGACTCCCGCGGCTGGAAGTCGGCCGAGGTCGACCACGAGATCGACGCCGTGGCCGCGGACGAGACCGACGCGCAGCTGCTCGAGCTCGCGCCCGGCTCCCCCGTGCTCCGCCTGCACCGCATCACCCGCGACGCCGACGGCCGGACCTTCGAGGCCTCGGACGACCGCTACCGCAGCGACATCGTCCGCTTCACCGTCTCGGCGACCGGACGGCGCCGCGACGGCGCCCACTTCATCCGCCCGGTCGGTCTCTGA
- a CDS encoding EamA family transporter: MSAFVLALVLTAALCHAAWNVVAHRVSGIGLPFLWWGAVASTLVWGPLVPFTGGLGTGDDLPRGLLLGAGVSGLLHVGYMVVLQAGYARGRLSTVYATARGTGPALSAGLAVLLLGERISPVAVLGVAVVVTGVIATGLIDRPTAQAPSGRRLVDPGILFGVLTGVAIAVYTIWDAHALRTWGLSPVAFMVGCTLVEIVVYLVPLRRRRAELLPVLRQHWPRVLAFGVLSPLSYILVLQAVTLAPVALVAPMREMSVVLVSLFGALVLREGSAVRRIAASLVVAGGIVLLSV; this comes from the coding sequence ATGTCTGCCTTCGTCCTCGCCCTCGTGCTGACCGCGGCGCTCTGCCACGCGGCGTGGAACGTCGTCGCGCACCGGGTCAGCGGCATCGGGCTGCCCTTCCTCTGGTGGGGGGCGGTCGCGAGCACGCTGGTCTGGGGGCCGCTCGTCCCCTTCACGGGAGGGCTCGGCACGGGCGACGACCTGCCGCGCGGGCTGCTGCTCGGCGCGGGCGTCTCGGGACTCCTGCACGTCGGCTACATGGTCGTGCTGCAGGCGGGCTACGCCCGGGGTCGGCTGTCGACGGTCTACGCGACCGCCCGGGGGACGGGCCCCGCGCTCAGCGCCGGGCTGGCGGTGCTGCTGCTCGGGGAGCGGATCTCGCCGGTGGCGGTGCTCGGCGTCGCCGTCGTGGTGACCGGGGTGATCGCCACCGGGCTGATCGACCGGCCGACCGCGCAGGCCCCGTCGGGGCGCCGTCTCGTCGATCCGGGCATCCTCTTCGGGGTCCTCACCGGCGTCGCGATCGCGGTGTACACGATCTGGGACGCGCACGCCCTCCGGACCTGGGGGCTGTCGCCGGTGGCGTTCATGGTCGGCTGCACACTGGTCGAGATCGTGGTCTACCTCGTGCCGCTGCGCCGGCGGCGGGCGGAGCTGCTGCCCGTCCTCCGGCAGCACTGGCCGCGGGTGCTGGCGTTCGGGGTGCTCTCGCCGCTCTCCTACATCCTGGTGCTGCAGGCGGTGACGCTCGCGCCGGTCGCCCTGGTAGCGCCGATGCGCGAGATGAGCGTGGTCCTGGTGTCGCTCTTCGGCGCGCTGGTGCTCCGCGAGGGCTCGGCGGTGCGGCGGATCGCGGCCTCCCTGGTGGTGGCCGGCGGGATCGTGCTGCTCTCGGTCTGA
- a CDS encoding alkaline phosphatase family protein, which yields MSLPLRALGAACVSAVIGCLLLAAPSASAAGTTYNGLPSGTRTAKTLVVGIDGASFDQLDAADMPALDSLRAEGLTSTSNLYAAPMSGTVSGPGWSTIATGAWPDKHGVVDNAFTAPRFGQYPDYLSRIEAADPSRSSLVVATWSPVAETIFGSAVDVRRTGGGDAQTTATAVGYLANGNPDNTFVHLDEVDGAGHSVGTNGAAYATALARADAQLGELIAAVRARPSYASEQWTILVTADHGHTPTGGHGGNSLAERKVFVIASGPGIAAGSTRNDVKIVDIAPTVLAVNGLANDPAWTLDGIALGAPSTDAFDTLRPALQPRLDETRPAAGLLGWTRSAPQGWRIDDSAMPAGGVREWAGWSFATDSFFTSVEPGQKRETNVRARDVFAVADSDEWDDRTHAAGQFDSTLISPAYPLNGSAAATLSYATDYVIDGPQSAVVSVSFDGAAPVAVKSYTANTNANESLRIDVPAGARTAEFRFRYTGQNSAFWTLDQVALTQAAVVPAVAVTATASTRCLAGRAVVTVQARNDDAMPVALTAGSAFGTKTFAPLAPGRTTSHAFSTRAVSIPAGAVEVVATATVDGAPATTTVRAPYSATSCN from the coding sequence ATGTCCCTGCCCCTCCGCGCCCTCGGCGCCGCCTGCGTCTCGGCGGTGATCGGCTGCCTCCTGCTCGCCGCGCCGTCCGCCTCCGCCGCCGGCACCACCTACAACGGCCTGCCCTCCGGCACCCGCACCGCGAAGACCCTCGTCGTCGGCATCGACGGCGCCTCCTTCGACCAGCTCGACGCGGCCGACATGCCCGCGCTCGACTCCCTCCGCGCCGAGGGACTCACCTCGACCTCGAACCTCTACGCCGCGCCGATGTCCGGCACCGTGTCCGGGCCCGGCTGGTCGACCATCGCCACCGGTGCCTGGCCCGACAAGCACGGCGTCGTCGACAACGCGTTCACCGCCCCGCGCTTCGGGCAGTACCCGGACTACCTCAGCCGCATCGAGGCCGCCGACCCGTCCCGCTCGAGCCTCGTCGTCGCCACCTGGTCGCCCGTCGCCGAGACGATCTTCGGCTCGGCCGTCGACGTCCGCCGCACCGGCGGCGGCGATGCGCAGACCACCGCCACCGCCGTCGGCTACCTCGCGAACGGGAACCCCGACAACACCTTCGTCCACCTCGACGAGGTCGACGGCGCCGGCCACTCGGTCGGCACGAACGGGGCGGCCTACGCCACGGCCCTCGCGCGCGCCGACGCCCAGCTGGGCGAGCTGATCGCCGCCGTCCGCGCCCGCCCGAGCTACGCGTCCGAGCAGTGGACGATCCTGGTCACCGCGGACCACGGCCACACCCCCACCGGCGGGCACGGCGGGAACAGCCTCGCCGAGCGGAAGGTCTTCGTCATCGCGTCCGGCCCCGGCATCGCCGCGGGCTCCACGCGGAACGACGTGAAGATCGTCGACATCGCCCCCACCGTCCTCGCCGTCAACGGCCTGGCCAACGACCCCGCCTGGACCCTCGACGGCATCGCCCTCGGCGCGCCGTCGACCGACGCCTTCGACACCCTGCGGCCCGCCCTGCAGCCCCGCCTCGACGAGACGCGGCCGGCGGCCGGTCTGCTCGGCTGGACCCGCTCCGCGCCCCAGGGCTGGCGGATCGACGACTCGGCGATGCCCGCGGGCGGCGTGCGGGAGTGGGCGGGCTGGTCCTTCGCGACCGACTCGTTCTTCACGAGCGTCGAGCCCGGTCAGAAGCGCGAGACGAACGTCCGCGCCCGGGACGTCTTCGCCGTGGCGGACTCCGACGAGTGGGACGACAGGACGCACGCCGCGGGGCAGTTCGACTCCACCCTGATCAGCCCGGCCTACCCTCTGAACGGCAGCGCCGCCGCGACCCTCTCCTACGCCACCGACTACGTCATCGACGGACCGCAGAGCGCCGTCGTCTCAGTCTCCTTCGACGGCGCCGCCCCGGTCGCGGTGAAGAGCTACACCGCGAACACGAACGCGAACGAGTCGCTCCGGATCGACGTCCCGGCCGGCGCCCGCACCGCCGAGTTCCGCTTCCGCTACACCGGCCAGAACAGCGCTTTCTGGACGCTCGACCAGGTCGCCCTCACCCAGGCCGCCGTCGTTCCCGCCGTCGCCGTCACGGCCACCGCGTCGACCCGCTGCCTCGCCGGCAGGGCCGTCGTCACCGTCCAGGCGCGCAACGACGACGCGATGCCCGTCGCGCTGACCGCCGGCTCGGCCTTCGGGACGAAGACCTTCGCTCCCCTCGCCCCGGGCCGGACCACCTCGCACGCGTTCAGCACCCGCGCGGTCTCGATCCCCGCCGGAGCGGTCGAGGTCGTCGCGACGGCCACGGTCGACGGCGCCCCCGCGACCACGACCGTGCGCGCACCGTACTCCGCCACCAGTTGCAACTGA
- a CDS encoding ArsR/SmtB family transcription factor, whose product MPDTVTVTHSAALARLGSALADETRARILLALREAPAVPSDLADALGVSRQVMSNQLACLRGCGLVEAVKDGRYTWYRLAETRLAGALDDLLRLVLVVDPDCCSGADCHCA is encoded by the coding sequence ATGCCCGACACCGTGACCGTGACCCACTCCGCCGCCCTCGCGCGTCTGGGCTCCGCTCTGGCGGACGAGACCCGGGCGCGGATCCTGCTCGCGCTGCGCGAGGCGCCGGCCGTCCCCTCCGATCTGGCGGACGCGCTCGGCGTGTCCCGGCAGGTGATGTCCAACCAGCTCGCCTGCCTGCGCGGCTGCGGACTCGTCGAGGCCGTCAAGGACGGCCGCTACACCTGGTACCGCCTGGCCGAGACCCGGCTGGCCGGCGCGCTCGACGACCTGCTGCGCCTGGTCCTCGTGGTCGACCCGGACTGCTGCTCCGGCGCGGACTGCCACTGCGCATGA
- a CDS encoding cation diffusion facilitator family transporter, whose product MSALPLRAPLAPARRLVLQRRIRWIVAATIGYNVVEAIVALAAGTVASSAALVGFGLDSVVEVLSAAAVAWQFSGRDPHARERTALRVIALSFLGLAAFVAVDSARALLGFSEAQHSPVGIVLAAVSLLVMPAFSLVERRTGQELGSASAAADSKQTLLCSYLSAAVLVGLLLNSTLGWTWADPVAGLVIAAFAVREGLEAWRGDACKQPVAALTAESSPSCTCC is encoded by the coding sequence ATGAGCGCCCTCCCGCTCCGCGCCCCGCTCGCCCCGGCCCGCCGCCTCGTCCTGCAGCGGCGGATCCGCTGGATCGTCGCGGCGACCATCGGCTACAACGTCGTCGAGGCGATCGTCGCCCTCGCGGCCGGGACGGTCGCGTCCTCCGCCGCGCTCGTCGGCTTCGGCCTCGACTCCGTCGTCGAGGTGCTCTCGGCGGCCGCCGTGGCCTGGCAGTTCTCCGGCCGCGATCCGCACGCCCGCGAGCGCACGGCCCTGCGCGTGATCGCCCTGTCCTTCCTCGGCCTGGCCGCCTTCGTCGCGGTCGACTCCGCCCGCGCCCTGCTCGGCTTCTCGGAGGCGCAGCACTCCCCCGTCGGCATCGTGCTCGCGGCCGTCAGCCTGCTCGTGATGCCGGCCTTCTCCCTGGTCGAGCGCCGCACCGGCCAGGAGCTCGGCTCCGCCTCCGCCGCGGCCGACTCGAAGCAGACCCTGCTCTGCTCCTACCTCTCCGCCGCCGTCCTCGTCGGCCTGCTGCTGAACAGCACCCTCGGCTGGACCTGGGCCGACCCGGTCGCCGGTCTCGTCATCGCCGCCTTCGCCGTCCGTGAGGGCCTCGAGGCGTGGCGCGGCGACGCCTGCAAGCAGCCGGTCGCCGCCCTCACCGCCGAGAGCAGCCCCTCCTGCACCTGCTGCTGA
- a CDS encoding response regulator transcription factor yields MRDAVLVVEDDVEMGELLVRGLTGDGYDVDLFPDGIGALNAARGTEYAAAVLDVMLPGMSGFEICRHLRATGATLPVIMLTARDALQDRVFGLDAGADDYLAKPFHFEELSARLRAMIRRERLTNRAPVVLGDLRVDPYTHTASVDGSVLPLSPKEFGVLRALAARAGEFVPREEILLEVWGSAEFVDHNIAEQYISYLRRKLAAGGASIEIVTRRGAGYRLGVKS; encoded by the coding sequence ATGCGTGACGCGGTGCTGGTCGTGGAAGACGACGTCGAGATGGGGGAGCTCCTCGTGCGAGGTCTCACCGGCGACGGCTACGACGTCGACCTGTTCCCCGACGGCATCGGTGCGCTGAACGCGGCGCGCGGCACCGAGTACGCGGCGGCCGTCCTGGACGTGATGCTCCCCGGCATGAGCGGCTTCGAGATCTGCCGGCACCTGCGCGCGACCGGCGCCACGCTCCCGGTGATCATGCTGACGGCCCGAGACGCGCTGCAGGACCGGGTCTTCGGACTCGATGCCGGCGCCGACGACTACCTCGCGAAGCCGTTCCACTTCGAGGAGCTCTCCGCCCGCCTGCGGGCGATGATCCGCCGCGAGCGCCTGACGAACCGCGCCCCGGTCGTGCTCGGCGATCTCCGGGTGGACCCCTACACGCACACCGCCTCCGTCGACGGGTCCGTGCTGCCGTTGAGCCCGAAGGAGTTCGGAGTGCTCCGCGCGCTCGCGGCGCGGGCCGGCGAGTTCGTGCCGCGGGAGGAGATCCTGCTCGAGGTCTGGGGCTCCGCGGAGTTCGTCGACCACAACATCGCGGAGCAGTACATCAGCTACCTCCGCCGCAAGCTCGCCGCTGGTGGCGCGTCGATCGAGATCGTCACCCGTCGGGGCGCGGGCTATCGCCTCGGGGTGAAGTCGTGA
- a CDS encoding sensor histidine kinase, translating to MRWQSLSIRVRITVSSLLVAMLFFGVVAIIVREQLDRILDASTIELVRSGASQALIEESRDTAEAVVGGVSTTLLIALAILFVAFAATSWVLVGLALRPVGRMRAIADRLRRGRSTELLPVGPARDELSDLASTLNALIEDLRESADRERRLVADASHELRTPLAALRTRLELAERVRDDPAALYADVVDARRSIDRLQSLTDGLLILSKIDAGTVVGDASSAALREEVADSVDRARMLARDRNLAIDFVAPASTVSARYPVSPTDFGRILDNLLANAVAATPDGGSVTATLVERTEEIVLSVDDDGPGVPDAFLAVATDRFTRPDAARSREGGAGLGLAIVAGLSRAAGGTFTIRNLVPRGLGVEVRLPVTHPDPTPRKENR from the coding sequence GTGAGGTGGCAGTCGCTGTCGATCCGCGTGCGAATCACGGTGTCGAGCCTGCTGGTCGCGATGCTGTTCTTCGGCGTCGTCGCGATCATCGTCCGCGAGCAGCTCGACCGCATCCTCGACGCCTCCACGATCGAGCTCGTCCGCTCGGGTGCGTCGCAGGCGCTGATCGAGGAGAGCCGGGACACCGCCGAGGCGGTGGTCGGCGGTGTCAGCACCACCCTGCTGATCGCCCTGGCGATCCTGTTCGTCGCGTTCGCCGCCACGTCCTGGGTCCTGGTCGGCCTCGCCTTGCGCCCCGTCGGCCGGATGCGCGCCATCGCCGACCGGCTGCGCCGTGGACGCTCCACCGAGCTGCTCCCCGTCGGCCCCGCCCGCGACGAGCTCTCCGACCTCGCCTCGACTCTGAACGCGCTGATCGAGGATCTGCGGGAGTCCGCGGACCGGGAGCGGCGGCTCGTCGCCGACGCGAGCCACGAGCTGCGCACCCCCCTCGCCGCCCTGCGCACCCGCCTCGAGCTCGCCGAGCGCGTCCGCGACGACCCGGCAGCGCTCTACGCCGACGTCGTCGACGCGCGCCGCTCGATCGACCGCCTACAATCCCTCACGGACGGGCTGCTGATCCTGTCAAAGATCGACGCGGGCACGGTTGTCGGGGACGCCTCGTCGGCGGCCCTGCGCGAGGAGGTCGCCGACAGCGTCGACCGCGCCCGAATGCTCGCCCGCGACCGGAATCTCGCGATCGACTTCGTCGCCCCCGCCTCGACCGTCTCGGCCCGCTACCCGGTCTCGCCGACCGACTTCGGCCGCATCCTGGACAACCTGCTCGCCAACGCCGTCGCCGCGACGCCCGACGGCGGCAGCGTCACCGCGACCCTCGTCGAGCGCACCGAGGAGATCGTCCTCTCCGTCGACGACGACGGCCCGGGCGTCCCCGACGCGTTCCTCGCCGTCGCGACCGACCGCTTCACCCGCCCCGACGCCGCCCGCTCCCGCGAGGGCGGCGCCGGCCTGGGCCTCGCCATCGTCGCCGGACTCAGCCGGGCCGCTGGCGGAACGTTCACCATCCGCAACCTCGTACCGCGCGGGCTCGGCGTGGAGGTCCGCCTCCCCGTGACCCATCCCGACCCCACCCCTCGCAAGGAGAACCGATGA
- a CDS encoding DedA family protein, with protein sequence MIDPQSLLDGAGPWAIALVCLIAFVETGLLIGFFLPGDTLLFFTGVFVATGVISLPVPLVILMVAVSAFLGDQLGFVIGRETGPRIFERKDSGLFSRSSVARTQSFFDRFGGWAVTIARFVPVVRTFAPVAAGVGKMHYAHFVGFNALGAAVWSTGVILLGFFLGQIPGVADFVGKYIDIVLVGIVVISLAGIALTYWRQKNRAGRDAA encoded by the coding sequence ATGATCGACCCCCAATCCCTCCTCGACGGCGCCGGCCCCTGGGCGATCGCCCTGGTCTGCCTGATCGCGTTCGTCGAGACGGGCCTGCTGATCGGGTTCTTCCTCCCCGGCGACACCCTCCTCTTCTTCACCGGCGTCTTCGTCGCGACCGGCGTGATCTCCCTCCCGGTCCCGCTCGTGATCCTGATGGTCGCCGTGTCCGCGTTCCTGGGCGATCAGCTCGGGTTCGTCATCGGCCGCGAGACCGGGCCGCGGATCTTCGAGCGCAAGGACAGCGGCCTGTTCAGCCGCTCCAGCGTCGCGCGCACCCAGTCGTTCTTCGACCGGTTCGGCGGCTGGGCCGTCACCATCGCCCGCTTCGTCCCGGTCGTGCGCACCTTCGCCCCCGTCGCCGCCGGAGTCGGGAAGATGCACTACGCCCACTTCGTCGGCTTCAACGCCCTCGGCGCGGCCGTCTGGTCCACCGGCGTGATCCTCCTCGGCTTCTTCCTCGGCCAGATCCCCGGCGTCGCGGACTTCGTCGGGAAGTACATCGATATCGTCCTCGTCGGCATCGTCGTGATCAGCCTCGCCGGGATCGCGCTCACCTACTGGCGGCAGAAGAACCGCGCCGGCCGCGACGCCGCCTGA
- a CDS encoding ABC transporter permease, which produces MTGAVDAAAVILAVAVCGAVSIAALRAFGVVSFARPALAILRGAVQLGVLAVILSGVIADLRWVLLFLAVMFGAAVLTAAGRLGPTRRTVLAVTAAMAAGVAVSAGIVFGLGAVPFTGRYVLAVGGILLGGAMTVATVTGRALAATLADRWDQVEGWLALGARPRQATIGLAREAAWTGLVPLTDQTKTTGLVVLPGAFVGAVFGGLSPVAAGVFQIVVLAGLVASGSVVAVVLLVILRGDLVKPKP; this is translated from the coding sequence ATGACCGGCGCCGTGGATGCTGCTGCCGTGATCCTCGCCGTCGCCGTGTGCGGGGCGGTCTCGATCGCCGCGCTCCGCGCGTTCGGCGTCGTCTCGTTCGCGCGGCCGGCGCTGGCGATCCTCCGTGGGGCTGTTCAGCTGGGGGTGCTCGCGGTGATCCTCTCGGGAGTCATCGCGGACCTCCGCTGGGTCCTGCTCTTCCTGGCCGTCATGTTCGGTGCCGCGGTGCTCACCGCGGCCGGCCGCCTCGGCCCCACCCGGCGCACGGTCCTCGCCGTCACCGCGGCGATGGCGGCCGGGGTCGCGGTGAGCGCCGGGATCGTCTTCGGGCTCGGGGCCGTCCCGTTCACCGGGCGCTACGTCCTCGCGGTCGGCGGGATCCTCCTCGGCGGCGCGATGACCGTCGCCACCGTCACCGGCCGAGCGCTGGCCGCGACGCTCGCCGACCGGTGGGATCAGGTGGAGGGCTGGTTGGCTCTCGGCGCCCGGCCGCGGCAGGCGACGATCGGCCTGGCGCGGGAAGCGGCCTGGACCGGGCTGGTGCCGTTGACCGATCAGACCAAGACGACGGGTCTCGTCGTCCTGCCCGGTGCGTTCGTCGGCGCCGTCTTCGGCGGCCTCTCCCCCGTCGCGGCCGGCGTCTTCCAGATCGTGGTTCTCGCTGGCCTGGTCGCGTCCGGGTCGGTCGTAGCCGTCGTCCTTCTGGTAATCCTTCGCGGCGATCTGGTGAAGCCCAAGCCCTGA
- a CDS encoding phosphatase PAP2 family protein, with product MPNREPLADGAIAYRAARRWPLISAGLAVLLTGLLAALIFYREHDKPFGFDTAWMNEVIEHRSTFWLVPSLVMNSLGGGILGAIVVPLVVFVALLVWRGRWAATYFAIAAPLSGLLVQILKNAVGRPRPLEILVSADFGSFPSGHSANAATTALVLAIVFPLWWVRIAGALYTVAMMLSRTYLGAHWISDTVGGLLLGAGVALIVWAPLAVRLHTERVASPPPLWRRIDQRRALG from the coding sequence ATGCCGAACCGGGAACCTCTGGCCGATGGTGCGATCGCGTATCGGGCGGCGCGGCGCTGGCCGCTGATCTCGGCGGGCCTCGCGGTGCTGCTCACGGGGCTTCTGGCCGCGCTGATCTTCTACCGCGAGCACGACAAGCCGTTCGGGTTCGACACTGCGTGGATGAACGAGGTCATCGAGCACCGGTCCACGTTCTGGCTGGTGCCGTCGCTGGTGATGAACAGCCTCGGCGGCGGGATCCTCGGCGCGATCGTGGTCCCGCTCGTCGTGTTCGTGGCGCTGCTGGTCTGGCGGGGTCGGTGGGCGGCGACGTACTTCGCGATCGCCGCGCCGCTGAGCGGGCTGCTGGTGCAGATCCTCAAGAACGCGGTCGGGCGTCCGCGGCCGCTGGAGATCCTCGTGAGCGCGGACTTCGGTTCGTTCCCCTCGGGGCACAGCGCGAACGCGGCGACGACCGCGTTGGTCCTCGCGATCGTGTTCCCGCTGTGGTGGGTCCGCATCGCCGGCGCCCTCTACACGGTCGCGATGATGCTCAGCCGCACCTACCTCGGCGCGCACTGGATCTCCGACACCGTCGGCGGGCTGCTCCTGGGCGCCGGTGTGGCGCTGATCGTCTGGGCACCGCTCGCGGTCCGGCTGCACACCGAACGGGTGGCGTCACCGCCGCCCCTCTGGCGCCGCATCGACCAGCGACGCGCACTCGGCTGA